From Bacillus sp. FSL K6-3431, the proteins below share one genomic window:
- a CDS encoding LysR family transcriptional regulator yields the protein MVSKLDLYKVFCKVGKSESFSKAAKGLYMTQPAVSQAIMQLERELDTRLFNRTPKGVTFTNEGSLLFEYVNSAINLIDAGEEKILEFKNLTTGELTIGVGDTISRYFLLPYLETFHNKYPNIKFRIVNGTTLEICSILKSGEVDIAICNFPLDDPTLELRPCIDIHDIFVCGEKYKHILSYPLSLEEIINLPLILLEPKSNSRKYVENYMISKGIKVSPEFELGSYDLLLEFAKINLGIACVTREFSQEYLNKGLLYEVQIKEEIPKRSIGVCFLKSVPLSPASTKFVEIIENKQV from the coding sequence ATGGTAAGTAAATTAGATTTATATAAAGTATTTTGTAAAGTAGGGAAAAGTGAAAGTTTTTCTAAGGCAGCAAAAGGGCTTTATATGACACAACCGGCCGTTAGCCAAGCAATCATGCAATTAGAAAGAGAATTAGATACACGTCTTTTCAATAGAACACCTAAAGGGGTCACTTTTACAAATGAGGGAAGTCTTTTATTTGAATATGTGAATTCGGCAATTAATTTAATTGATGCTGGAGAAGAAAAGATTCTCGAGTTTAAGAATTTAACGACAGGCGAACTAACGATAGGTGTTGGCGATACGATTTCTAGGTATTTTTTACTTCCATATTTAGAAACTTTCCATAATAAATATCCTAATATTAAATTTAGAATTGTAAATGGTACAACATTAGAGATCTGTTCTATCTTAAAATCAGGAGAAGTCGATATTGCTATTTGTAATTTTCCGCTTGATGATCCAACATTAGAATTAAGACCATGTATTGATATCCATGATATTTTTGTATGTGGGGAAAAATATAAGCATATATTATCCTACCCATTAAGCCTTGAAGAAATAATAAATCTGCCATTAATATTACTGGAACCGAAATCGAATTCCAGAAAGTATGTAGAGAACTATATGATATCTAAAGGAATAAAAGTTTCCCCAGAGTTTGAATTAGGCTCATATGATTTATTATTGGAATTTGCCAAAATAAATTTAGGAATAGCATGTGTGACGAGAGAATTTTCCCAAGAATATTTAAATAAAGGGCTATTATATGAGGTGCAGATAAAAGAAGAGATACCTAAAAGAAGTATAGGAGTGTGCTTTTTAAAAAGTGTACCTCTATCACCAGCTTCAACAAAGTTTGTTGAGATCATAGAAAACAAACAGGTGTAA
- a CDS encoding SDR family NAD(P)-dependent oxidoreductase — MKLKGKVGIITGSASGIGKGIALAMAKEGAHIVIVDVNEEKGKETLAQVNEHTEGLLFIRDISKKQNIYEIVSSVVEKFGKIDILVNNAHVSKQAPFSETTEELLDLSFGTGFYPTFHFMQAAYPELKKSQGKVINFASGAGLDGQVTQTSYAAAKEAIRAISRVAANEWGPEGINVNLISPIALTPGVEQWRENAPEMYDAMINRIPLRRLGDPEQDIGQVAIFLASKDSDYITGQTIMVDGGSIKLR, encoded by the coding sequence ATGAAGTTAAAAGGAAAAGTTGGGATAATAACTGGTAGTGCATCGGGGATTGGCAAAGGAATCGCTCTTGCAATGGCTAAGGAAGGTGCCCACATTGTAATTGTGGACGTGAATGAAGAAAAAGGAAAAGAAACGCTTGCCCAAGTGAATGAACATACAGAAGGATTGCTTTTTATTAGAGATATTTCCAAAAAGCAAAACATCTACGAAATTGTTTCTAGTGTCGTGGAAAAGTTCGGAAAGATAGATATTCTTGTGAATAATGCACATGTATCCAAACAAGCACCGTTTAGCGAAACAACGGAGGAATTGTTAGATTTATCTTTTGGTACAGGCTTCTATCCTACATTCCATTTCATGCAAGCAGCATATCCGGAATTGAAGAAATCACAAGGTAAGGTGATTAACTTTGCATCAGGTGCTGGTCTTGATGGACAAGTAACACAAACTTCTTACGCTGCTGCTAAGGAAGCAATTCGCGCTATTTCACGTGTTGCAGCAAATGAGTGGGGACCAGAAGGCATTAATGTGAATTTAATTTCGCCAATTGCGCTTACACCTGGTGTAGAGCAATGGCGTGAAAATGCTCCAGAGATGTATGATGCGATGATTAATCGAATCCCATTACGTCGTCTTGGCGATCCTGAACAGGATATCGGTCAAGTTGCTATATTCTTAGCAAGTAAGGATTCTGATTATATTACAGGTCAAACAATTATGGTTGATGGTGGTTCCATTAAATTACGTTAA
- a CDS encoding SDR family NAD(P)-dependent oxidoreductase has product MGRLDNKVAIITGGASGIGLGMVELFSKEGAVVIAADINDEALKKVSQMENVHGMKLNVASDEEWAAFSKKVNDRFGKIDILVNNAGISSEKAYKDIDLADWQKMLSINGFGPFAGMKHVAPYMTAQNQGSIINISSYTAQIGQGFNHYSASKGAVRAISKAAATTFGKQGVRVNALFPGIIETPMTQTLSTSKDLLGHLIQATPLQRLGQPADIANAALFFASDESSYITGSELVIDGGFSAQ; this is encoded by the coding sequence ATGGGAAGATTAGACAATAAAGTAGCAATTATTACAGGCGGAGCTTCAGGTATTGGTTTAGGAATGGTTGAATTATTCAGCAAAGAAGGCGCAGTCGTAATCGCTGCAGACATAAATGATGAAGCACTTAAAAAAGTAAGCCAGATGGAAAATGTGCATGGCATGAAGTTAAACGTAGCTTCGGACGAGGAATGGGCAGCATTTTCTAAAAAAGTAAATGATCGTTTTGGCAAAATCGATATCCTTGTGAATAATGCAGGGATTTCATCAGAAAAGGCTTACAAGGATATCGACCTGGCTGATTGGCAAAAAATGCTTTCTATAAATGGATTTGGTCCATTTGCAGGGATGAAGCACGTGGCACCTTATATGACAGCTCAAAATCAAGGATCAATTATTAATATCTCATCTTATACGGCACAAATTGGTCAAGGATTTAACCATTACTCGGCTTCTAAAGGTGCGGTGCGTGCTATTTCTAAGGCAGCTGCAACCACTTTTGGTAAACAAGGTGTACGTGTAAATGCATTATTTCCAGGAATTATCGAAACACCTATGACACAAACTTTAAGTACGTCGAAAGACTTGCTTGGTCACTTAATCCAAGCTACTCCGTTACAAAGATTAGGACAGCCAGCAGATATTGCGAATGCAGCATTATTTTTTGCATCGGATGAATCATCATATATCACAGGATCTGAATTGGTGATTGATGGTGGATTCTCAGCTCAATAA
- a CDS encoding MarR family winged helix-turn-helix transcriptional regulator yields the protein MKEQTIFEIIHNMDKVTNNLIIQWNKIFYENLGVSHILVLGHLMENGKSRPSDIARALGLTPPTLTHLSEKLVQKKLAIRLEDKSDRRIIYLGITDKGVEMVKRANIEGQILRKNLFEKLTDEERQQLLKIYRKLNDPS from the coding sequence ATGAAAGAACAGACTATTTTTGAAATTATTCATAATATGGATAAAGTAACAAATAACTTAATTATTCAGTGGAATAAAATATTTTATGAAAACTTAGGCGTTTCTCACATTCTAGTACTTGGTCATTTAATGGAAAATGGAAAAAGCCGTCCATCAGATATTGCGAGAGCATTAGGATTAACTCCACCGACCTTAACACATTTATCGGAAAAGCTCGTTCAGAAAAAGTTAGCTATTAGACTAGAAGATAAATCTGATCGCCGAATTATCTATTTGGGAATTACGGATAAAGGTGTCGAAATGGTTAAGAGGGCTAATATAGAAGGACAAATACTTCGAAAAAATCTCTTCGAAAAGCTCACAGACGAAGAAAGACAGCAGTTGTTAAAAATTTATAGGAAACTAAATGATCCTTCATGA
- a CDS encoding class I SAM-dependent methyltransferase, which translates to MLESLQSIQKLKYGDKNVLKRENWLEYLYVTEQKNINLEQVQSLSDIGEHPVLQYTERTLQILNRLELSPEHKQILEDVLKWSEVAKCGSLHIRMEWEKQGYPLAIHNIASAQIYAAEQMKQNFSDRDLFKEEMIYTLILTHGLVGQYIRGEVRFQQMLPLSPFILLNKLSPSAFKELLYVLNQCIIEAVSPDLWEQLKGQVTEVVQSISQGEQVNEYPFRERLERLRYGSIHKGENFPREIQQLLSDPRIEKRLSLFFHKTDMWYVESALSEFTLEEFVKIFLLLIRSSNSLTVTQITFEPLMKDLHYDYKGKKSVNLYKKRIIEAYLSELSMEDLLHHDLPDNQHVCLQVFAYDTAQQLVGISFQFSKAGEKLIEFCQEAEKHPLYERAIIMLYDFFGFRKDAYDRLQNEQTYLADMNNSQDFKKKIVNYAVGNTMLDIGPGGGFLLDLLAERHPKANIIGIDIASNVVVELEKKKQREQKTWHVIQGDALDLKPYIEKSEVDTIIFSSILHEMFSYIPFEGKKFNPKVIAQALYSSFQALNPNGRIIIRDGIMTESKETLRHIRFKNITDVAFFERYVQDFKGRNIQYEWKNERTVSLPINDCMEFLYTFTWGEEAFPHEVQEQFGYFTPSEFKACILQTLGETAEITVFEHYLQDGYEEHLLMKVEVTDVDGKSIRLPDSTCFIVIEKKVQK; encoded by the coding sequence ATGTTAGAATCCTTACAGTCCATTCAAAAATTGAAGTATGGCGATAAAAACGTGCTAAAGAGAGAAAACTGGCTGGAGTATCTTTATGTGACAGAGCAAAAGAATATCAATCTAGAACAGGTTCAATCCTTATCAGATATTGGAGAGCATCCTGTTTTACAATACACTGAACGAACACTGCAAATATTGAATCGTTTGGAGCTTTCTCCTGAACATAAACAAATCCTTGAAGATGTCCTGAAATGGAGCGAAGTAGCTAAATGCGGATCCCTCCACATTCGCATGGAATGGGAAAAGCAAGGGTATCCCTTAGCAATACATAATATCGCTTCCGCACAGATTTATGCGGCCGAACAAATGAAACAGAATTTTTCAGATCGAGATTTATTTAAAGAAGAGATGATTTACACCCTTATTTTAACACATGGTTTAGTAGGTCAATACATCCGTGGAGAAGTTCGTTTCCAACAAATGCTCCCACTCTCTCCATTTATTCTCTTGAACAAGCTGTCTCCTTCTGCTTTTAAAGAATTATTGTATGTTCTAAATCAATGTATCATTGAAGCCGTTTCTCCTGATTTGTGGGAGCAATTAAAGGGACAAGTAACAGAGGTGGTCCAATCGATTTCCCAAGGTGAACAAGTGAATGAGTATCCTTTTAGGGAACGCCTAGAACGACTTCGATATGGTTCTATCCATAAAGGAGAAAACTTTCCACGGGAGATACAGCAATTATTATCTGATCCCCGGATAGAAAAACGTTTATCGCTCTTTTTTCACAAAACGGATATGTGGTATGTGGAATCCGCTTTGTCCGAATTCACATTAGAAGAGTTCGTTAAAATCTTTCTACTACTCATCCGCTCCTCCAATTCCTTGACAGTGACACAAATAACCTTTGAGCCATTAATGAAAGACCTTCATTATGATTATAAAGGGAAAAAGTCAGTAAACCTGTATAAGAAGCGAATCATTGAGGCGTATTTAAGCGAGTTATCAATGGAAGACCTTTTACATCACGATTTGCCAGACAACCAGCATGTTTGCTTGCAAGTATTCGCCTATGACACGGCACAGCAATTGGTCGGCATATCCTTCCAATTTTCAAAGGCAGGGGAAAAGCTGATCGAGTTCTGCCAAGAAGCAGAGAAACACCCCTTATATGAACGGGCAATTATTATGCTGTATGACTTCTTCGGCTTCCGTAAAGATGCCTATGATCGCTTGCAAAATGAACAAACCTATCTAGCAGATATGAATAACTCGCAGGATTTCAAGAAGAAAATTGTCAATTATGCAGTTGGGAATACCATGCTTGATATCGGGCCTGGCGGCGGGTTTCTCTTAGATTTACTTGCTGAACGACACCCAAAAGCCAACATCATTGGAATTGATATTGCTTCAAATGTTGTCGTGGAATTGGAAAAGAAAAAACAGCGGGAGCAAAAAACATGGCATGTCATTCAGGGAGACGCACTCGATTTAAAGCCATACATTGAAAAGAGTGAAGTCGACACGATCATCTTTTCATCGATTCTTCACGAGATGTTTTCCTATATTCCTTTCGAGGGGAAAAAGTTTAATCCGAAAGTAATAGCGCAAGCCCTTTATAGCTCCTTTCAAGCATTAAATCCAAACGGGAGAATCATTATTCGTGATGGCATCATGACTGAATCGAAAGAAACACTCCGCCATATTCGATTTAAAAACATAACAGATGTAGCTTTCTTTGAACGATACGTCCAAGACTTTAAAGGTAGAAACATTCAATACGAATGGAAAAACGAACGAACTGTTTCCTTGCCAATCAATGACTGCATGGAGTTTCTCTATACGTTTACATGGGGCGAAGAAGCCTTTCCTCATGAAGTACAAGAGCAATTTGGCTATTTCACACCAAGCGAGTTTAAAGCATGTATTCTTCAAACATTAGGAGAAACAGCCGAAATAACAGTTTTTGAACATTATTTGCAAGACGGATATGAAGAACATTTATTAATGAAAGTGGAAGTAACAGATGTCGACGGAAAGTCCATCAGACTACCGGATAGTACCTGCTTTATTGTGATTGAAAAAAAGGTTCAAAAATAA
- a CDS encoding CD3324 family protein, with protein MQYKNGKEVLPPHLLKELQKYIQGEIIYIPKKTNERAGWGEVNGSRRLIKQRNEKIYQLYRDGQSFEELERIYNLSLDSIRKIIYKTREVYNESKR; from the coding sequence TTGCAATATAAAAATGGAAAAGAGGTGCTTCCCCCTCATTTGCTGAAGGAGTTACAGAAGTATATCCAGGGAGAGATAATCTATATCCCAAAGAAAACCAATGAGCGAGCGGGATGGGGAGAAGTGAACGGTTCACGCCGGTTAATTAAGCAAAGAAACGAAAAAATTTATCAGTTATATCGGGATGGACAGTCTTTTGAAGAGTTGGAGCGGATATACAATTTGTCCTTAGATAGCATCCGGAAAATCATCTATAAAACTCGTGAAGTATATAATGAATCGAAACGATAA
- a CDS encoding flavin-containing monooxygenase, which yields MVNQYKTIIVGAGQAGLAMGYYLQKKGKDFLLIDSHSRVGDSWRFRYDSLKLFTPRAQSALPGMSILGNQEGFPTKEEIADYLEEYAGFFNLPICMNSKIKEVIKEDGMFHILTDSGNRLISENIVIATGSFQKPYIPTLGSTLPKDIMQIHSALYKNPSQLNEGLTLIVGGGNSGMQIAAELASNREVCISIGKRPKFLPYQVFTKSIFWWFDLFGILNLTVDSTLGKILKNNDPIIGREVKSLVKQKRIKLFPRTVGIKNQKVLFEDGYGVLPKNIIWATGFQPNYNWIKIAGVLDDEGFPIHKRGVTKEKGLYFIGLSWQYQSGSALLLGVGKDAEFLSGKLSE from the coding sequence GTGGTAAACCAGTATAAGACGATAATAGTAGGAGCTGGGCAGGCTGGTCTAGCAATGGGATATTATTTGCAAAAGAAAGGGAAAGATTTTCTTTTAATTGATAGTCATTCAAGAGTGGGGGATTCTTGGCGTTTTCGTTATGACTCTTTGAAGTTATTTACGCCGAGAGCACAAAGTGCGTTACCTGGTATGTCAATACTAGGCAATCAGGAGGGCTTTCCCACAAAAGAAGAAATTGCTGATTATCTAGAGGAGTATGCAGGGTTTTTTAATCTCCCGATATGCATGAATAGCAAAATTAAGGAGGTTATAAAAGAGGATGGGATGTTTCATATTCTTACAGATTCCGGTAATAGACTTATATCTGAAAATATTGTAATTGCTACAGGTTCGTTCCAAAAACCTTATATACCAACATTAGGTTCAACTTTACCAAAAGATATAATGCAAATACACTCCGCACTTTATAAAAACCCATCACAATTAAATGAAGGTTTAACATTAATTGTTGGAGGGGGAAACTCCGGTATGCAGATTGCAGCCGAATTAGCGTCTAATAGAGAAGTGTGTATATCGATTGGGAAAAGACCAAAGTTCTTACCCTACCAAGTATTTACCAAAAGTATATTTTGGTGGTTCGATCTATTTGGAATCTTGAATTTAACTGTGGATTCAACACTTGGTAAAATATTAAAAAATAATGATCCGATCATTGGAAGAGAAGTAAAAAGCCTAGTCAAACAAAAAAGGATTAAATTATTTCCTAGAACTGTGGGAATAAAAAATCAGAAAGTCCTATTCGAAGATGGTTATGGAGTTTTGCCGAAAAATATTATTTGGGCTACAGGATTTCAACCAAATTATAACTGGATTAAAATTGCAGGAGTATTAGATGATGAAGGATTTCCTATACATAAAAGAGGAGTAACAAAAGAAAAGGGTCTGTATTTCATCGGCTTATCTTGGCAATATCAAAGTGGATCCGCTCTATTGTTAGGTGTAGGGAAAGATGCTGAATTTCTATCGGGAAAGTTATCAGAGTAG
- a CDS encoding MATE family efflux transporter encodes MMKEWKKVLLLAIPSIASFASSTLTGTINLILVGQIGALAIAIVGVTNIVMYNAWALFSGIGHTTNYLVAQNYGSNNMKKGIERTYIAFYLCIAASAFVLLVGLIFPEGIFKALGSSPEMIEEGKSYLQIRFFAMVFSVFTFVFHGFLRGIGDTKTPMISAVIGGGLMIFFTYGLTYGKLGLPEIGLVGAGIAFFIGEVVTFLICAYVYFVKLHPKYDTRKRIAFNRSELNLIFGESSKLGIQEFSMAMAMFVFTAFVMRLGTHALAANEVALSVMSLGFMPAFAFGSTATILVGQEIGKGKPLDGRRAGTQTAILGSIFLLILGVIQFFLSEPIAKIYSQDVRVYHLAAKLIMISAFLQLFDGLLNFYAGGLRGIGDTSFLLKISLILGWLFFIPLSYVLTFTLNLGSVGAWISFYSYLTVFGISVMIRFYRTDWNTIRLKTVENES; translated from the coding sequence ATGATGAAAGAATGGAAAAAAGTCCTTTTACTTGCCATACCGTCGATTGCCTCATTTGCTTCATCGACGCTTACCGGGACGATTAATTTGATTTTAGTTGGTCAAATAGGGGCGTTGGCCATTGCTATTGTCGGTGTGACGAATATAGTCATGTACAATGCTTGGGCGTTGTTTTCAGGTATAGGGCATACCACGAATTATTTAGTTGCCCAAAATTATGGGTCAAACAACATGAAAAAAGGTATTGAGCGAACGTATATTGCGTTTTACCTTTGTATAGCTGCTAGTGCCTTTGTTTTATTAGTCGGCTTAATTTTTCCTGAAGGAATTTTTAAGGCATTAGGAAGTTCTCCTGAAATGATTGAAGAAGGTAAAAGTTATTTGCAAATTCGTTTCTTTGCAATGGTTTTTTCTGTTTTCACGTTTGTTTTTCATGGATTTCTACGTGGTATAGGTGATACCAAAACGCCAATGATTAGTGCGGTCATAGGCGGGGGATTAATGATTTTCTTCACATATGGATTAACATATGGAAAATTAGGTCTACCTGAAATAGGATTAGTTGGTGCAGGAATTGCCTTTTTCATTGGAGAGGTTGTTACCTTTTTGATTTGTGCTTATGTCTATTTCGTAAAATTACATCCAAAATATGATACACGTAAAAGAATTGCCTTTAATCGATCAGAATTAAATTTAATTTTTGGTGAGAGTTCAAAATTGGGCATACAGGAATTTTCTATGGCGATGGCGATGTTTGTATTTACAGCCTTTGTCATGAGATTAGGGACACATGCATTAGCCGCCAACGAGGTGGCCTTAAGTGTTATGAGCCTCGGGTTCATGCCTGCTTTCGCATTCGGCTCAACAGCCACGATTCTTGTTGGTCAAGAAATTGGAAAGGGAAAACCCTTAGATGGTAGAAGAGCAGGAACACAAACCGCTATTTTAGGTAGTATATTTTTACTTATTCTTGGTGTTATTCAATTTTTCCTATCAGAACCAATTGCTAAAATATACTCCCAAGATGTTCGGGTGTATCATTTAGCGGCTAAATTAATTATGATCTCTGCATTTTTACAATTATTTGATGGACTGTTAAATTTCTATGCTGGTGGACTTAGAGGAATCGGCGACACTTCGTTTTTACTTAAGATTTCATTAATATTAGGTTGGTTATTTTTCATTCCGTTAAGCTATGTATTAACTTTTACTCTAAATCTTGGTAGTGTTGGAGCATGGATATCATTTTATTCGTATTTAACGGTGTTTGGTATCAGTGTGATGATCCGTTTTTATCGAACAGATTGGAATACCATTAGGTTGAAAACAGTGGAAAATGAAAGTTAA
- a CDS encoding protein adenylyltransferase SelO, translating to MTKSKEAGWNFDNSYARLPKLFFTSMNPVPVHSPSLIIFNNDLAESLGLNVEALQGEDGVAVFAGNRIPDGASPLAQAYAGHQFGHFNMLGDGRAVLLGEQISPQGLKVDIQLKGAGRTPYSRGGDGRAALGPMLREYIISEAMYALRIPTTRSLAVVTTGESIIRETELPGAIMTRVAASHLRVGTFQYAAKWGQVEELKALANYALARHFPDIEVDGNRYLSLLEEVIKRQAELIAKWQLVGFIHGVMNTDNMTISGETIDFGPCAFMDVYDPATVFSSIDMQGRYAYENQPLMAGWNLARFAETLLPLLHDNVDEAVKLAQDKISSFNQLYQSNWLAGMRAKLGIFNDETEDGSLINELLNMLKKYQVDYTNTFRAFTFDKLEDTVLFGAQEFTQWYNRWISRLDRQEQSKADSQQLMRNNNPAIIPRNHQVEEALTAAVEQGDYRVMERLLDVLSNPYAHSCEQEEYSILPDSTVPYQTYCGT from the coding sequence ATGACAAAGAGTAAAGAAGCGGGATGGAACTTTGATAATAGTTATGCCAGGCTGCCGAAGTTGTTTTTTACTAGCATGAACCCAGTTCCTGTACATTCACCAAGTTTGATTATATTCAATAATGACTTGGCTGAATCTCTAGGTTTAAACGTAGAGGCATTGCAAGGTGAAGATGGCGTAGCGGTGTTTGCAGGAAATAGGATTCCAGATGGTGCTTCGCCTCTTGCGCAAGCTTATGCGGGTCATCAGTTTGGCCATTTTAATATGTTAGGGGACGGACGAGCGGTGCTGTTAGGTGAACAAATCTCGCCACAAGGTTTAAAGGTTGATATTCAGCTTAAGGGGGCGGGGAGAACACCATACTCTCGTGGAGGTGATGGGCGAGCGGCACTTGGACCAATGTTACGTGAATACATCATTAGTGAAGCGATGTATGCACTCCGTATTCCTACCACTCGTAGTTTAGCCGTAGTGACAACTGGTGAATCGATCATTCGTGAAACGGAGCTGCCCGGCGCGATTATGACCCGAGTGGCGGCTAGTCATCTCCGTGTTGGCACTTTTCAATACGCTGCTAAATGGGGACAGGTGGAAGAACTTAAGGCTCTGGCCAATTATGCTTTAGCGCGTCATTTCCCAGATATTGAAGTGGATGGTAACAGATATTTATCATTGCTTGAAGAGGTAATTAAACGCCAAGCAGAGCTAATTGCCAAATGGCAACTTGTTGGGTTTATTCATGGGGTGATGAACACCGATAACATGACAATTAGTGGAGAAACGATTGATTTTGGTCCATGTGCGTTTATGGATGTCTATGACCCTGCAACTGTCTTTAGTTCCATCGACATGCAAGGTCGCTATGCCTATGAGAATCAACCACTCATGGCTGGGTGGAATCTGGCGAGATTTGCTGAAACACTATTACCGCTTTTGCATGATAATGTCGATGAAGCTGTCAAACTGGCTCAGGATAAGATTTCGAGCTTTAATCAGTTATACCAATCTAACTGGCTTGCGGGAATGAGAGCAAAACTTGGGATATTTAACGATGAAACAGAAGATGGATCGCTTATTAATGAACTTCTGAACATGCTGAAAAAGTATCAAGTGGATTATACGAATACTTTCCGCGCATTCACTTTCGATAAACTAGAAGATACAGTCTTGTTTGGAGCACAGGAATTTACTCAGTGGTATAATCGTTGGATTTCGCGACTTGATAGGCAGGAACAATCTAAAGCTGATTCGCAGCAGTTGATGAGGAATAACAATCCTGCGATCATCCCACGTAACCACCAAGTAGAAGAGGCGCTAACAGCAGCAGTTGAACAGGGAGATTATCGTGTGATGGAGCGGCTTCTTGATGTACTTTCCAATCCTTACGCACACTCTTGTGAACAAGAAGAATATTCGATACTACCAGATTCAACAGTACCTTACCAAACATATTGTGGAACCTGA
- a CDS encoding coenzyme F420-0:L-glutamate ligase: MERIVGTVVRGLRCPIVNQGDNIEEIVVDSVLTASEVEGFKINDKDIVTVTESIVARAQGNYATIDHIAKDVHSKFGEDTVGVIFPILSRNRFSNCLRGIAKGAKKIILMLSYPADEVGNHLVDIDTLDDKGVNPWTDVLTEKQFRNHFGYKKHPFTGVDYIEYYKSIINEYGIECEVIFSNNPKTILDYTKSVLTCDVHTRFRTKKILKANGGEKVYGLDNILSESIDGSGNNEDYGLLGSNKSTEDGVKLFPRNCQPTVDNIQHILKEKTGKDVEVMIYGDGAFKDPVGKIWELADPVVSPAYTAGLDGTPNEVKLKYLADNNFADLRGDELKQAISLFINNKDADLVGSMEAQGTTPRKLTDLIGSLSDLTSGSGDKGTPIVFIQGYFDNFTK; encoded by the coding sequence ATGGAACGAATAGTCGGAACAGTCGTTAGGGGTCTTCGTTGCCCAATCGTCAATCAAGGGGACAATATTGAAGAAATCGTTGTAGATAGCGTGCTAACAGCTTCAGAAGTTGAAGGTTTTAAAATTAATGATAAAGATATCGTTACTGTAACAGAATCAATTGTTGCTCGTGCGCAAGGTAATTATGCTACTATCGATCATATCGCTAAAGATGTTCATTCGAAATTTGGAGAAGATACTGTTGGCGTCATATTCCCAATTTTAAGTCGTAATCGTTTCTCAAACTGTCTCCGTGGTATTGCCAAAGGAGCCAAGAAAATTATTTTAATGCTTAGCTATCCAGCAGATGAAGTTGGCAATCACTTAGTCGATATAGATACACTTGATGACAAGGGAGTAAACCCTTGGACAGATGTTTTAACAGAAAAACAATTTCGCAATCATTTTGGATATAAAAAACATCCTTTTACTGGTGTTGATTATATTGAATACTATAAATCGATAATTAATGAATATGGAATTGAATGTGAAGTTATATTCTCCAATAACCCAAAAACGATTTTGGATTATACAAAAAGCGTTCTTACTTGCGATGTTCATACTAGATTTAGAACGAAGAAGATATTGAAGGCAAATGGCGGGGAGAAAGTTTATGGTCTCGATAATATCTTATCGGAATCCATTGATGGCAGCGGAAATAATGAAGATTATGGTCTTCTAGGATCAAATAAATCAACAGAAGATGGCGTGAAGCTTTTCCCACGTAATTGCCAACCTACCGTTGATAACATCCAGCATATACTTAAAGAGAAAACTGGAAAAGATGTAGAAGTCATGATTTATGGCGATGGAGCATTCAAAGATCCAGTAGGTAAGATCTGGGAGCTCGCTGATCCAGTTGTATCACCAGCTTACACAGCGGGACTTGATGGTACACCTAATGAAGTAAAGTTAAAATATCTTGCTGATAACAACTTTGCTGACTTAAGAGGCGATGAACTGAAACAGGCAATATCCCTATTCATTAATAATAAAGACGCTGACCTTGTAGGCTCAATGGAAGCCCAAGGGACAACACCTAGAAAACTTACTGATCTTATCGGTTCCCTATCCGATTTAACTTCAGGAAGCGGAGATAAAGGTACACCGATTGTCTTTATCCAAGGGTATTTTGACAACTTCACGAAGTAA